A genomic window from Streptomyces sp. MST-110588 includes:
- a CDS encoding universal stress protein, which yields MATAPMSFPGRVVVGFDGSAPAVRALDRAADEAVRRSTSLEIICGWPWGRHPLPDYGVTDDTGKLLYSSARRMIDGATERVRSRAAHLVVSESLTTQSAARALLRCGRDAALTVVGTRGHGGFTGLLLGSVSLRVAAHCTTPLMVVRGRSGPRQHHRVLVGIASDADTAAAHFAFQEAARQGSGLRVLHAWQYPAAPLGSHAASCHLAWDELEHLRKAAEAVPQHVAAAVRQRYPGVEVRPEAVCQGAARALVEASHHADVAVLAVHRRPRRVGLQLGPVTHAMLHHAHCPVVLVPVD from the coding sequence ATGGCAACGGCACCCATGTCCTTCCCCGGCCGGGTGGTCGTCGGCTTCGACGGCTCCGCTCCCGCCGTACGCGCCCTGGACCGTGCCGCCGACGAAGCCGTACGCCGCAGCACCTCGCTGGAGATCATCTGTGGCTGGCCGTGGGGCAGGCACCCGCTCCCCGACTACGGCGTCACCGACGACACCGGCAAACTGCTCTACAGCAGCGCCCGCCGCATGATCGACGGCGCCACCGAGCGCGTCCGCTCCCGCGCCGCGCACCTGGTCGTCAGCGAGTCCCTGACCACGCAGTCCGCGGCGCGCGCACTGCTGCGCTGTGGCCGCGACGCCGCACTGACCGTCGTCGGCACCCGCGGTCACGGCGGCTTCACGGGTCTGCTGCTCGGTTCGGTGAGCCTGCGGGTGGCGGCCCACTGCACCACGCCGCTGATGGTCGTACGCGGCCGGAGTGGACCCCGGCAGCACCACCGGGTGCTGGTCGGCATCGCCTCGGACGCGGACACCGCCGCCGCGCACTTCGCCTTCCAAGAGGCCGCGCGGCAGGGGTCCGGCCTGCGCGTGCTGCACGCCTGGCAGTACCCGGCCGCGCCCCTGGGCTCGCACGCCGCGTCCTGCCACCTGGCCTGGGACGAGCTGGAGCATCTGCGCAAGGCCGCCGAAGCCGTCCCCCAGCACGTGGCCGCGGCGGTACGGCAGCGGTACCCAGGCGTCGAGGTCCGCCCCGAGGCCGTCTGCCAGGGGGCCGCGCGCGCCCTGGTCGAGGCGAGCCACCACGCCGACGTGGCCGTACTGGCCGTCCACCGCCGCCCGCGCCGCGTCGGCCTGCAACTGGGGCCGGTCACCCACGCGATGCTGCACCACGCTCACTGCCCGGTCGTTTTGGTACCCGTCGACTGA